The Halomonas sp. KG2 genome segment GTGCTTGCAGCAATTGGAAACCGAGCGCCGCAACTGTGTGCTACATGCCTACGTGGATGGGTTAAGTCATGCCGAGATTGCTGCACACACTGGCGCGCCGCTAGGCACTGTCAAAGCCTGGATTAAGCGAAGTTTACTTCGCCTGCGGGAGTGTATGTCATGACACGTTCAAACGAAAACGATGACCTGTATGCACTTGCAGGGGAGTACGTGCTAGGTTCGTTACCCATCGCTGAGCGAGAAGCCTTTGAGGCACGTTTGGCCAATGATCCAGAATTACAAACCATCGTGGCTGACTGGGAAGAGCAGTTTTTCCCCTACACCGCGATCGTTGATCCTGTTACTCCATCAGATTATTTATGGCCGCGCATAGAGCGCAGCATGCACGCCGAATCGAAAAGATCAGTACGTGTTCCAAGGGCGGCACCAACGTCACGCCGCTTAGTGCACAGCCTGCCATTTTGGCGCGCCGCTACCGGCCTTGGTTTGGCTGCCGCGGTGACCATGGGCGTGATATTGACCAATGTCTCTACTGCACCAACAACGCCGGAATATATGGTGGTGCTGTTAGCGCCGCAAACTCAATCAGCAGGGTGG includes the following:
- a CDS encoding anti-sigma factor, encoding MTRSNENDDLYALAGEYVLGSLPIAEREAFEARLANDPELQTIVADWEEQFFPYTAIVDPVTPSDYLWPRIERSMHAESKRSVRVPRAAPTSRRLVHSLPFWRAATGLGLAAAVTMGVILTNVSTAPTTPEYMVVLLAPQTQSAGWVVQAANRQEIQLIPLGAFEVPEGKALEFWTKADDWQAPVSLGLVEPGQPLRLRLDQLPPLENNQLFELTLEEDTGSPTGLPTGPIEFIGRAVEI